The sequence GGCGATGGCGATCATTTCGTAGGTGAAGGGCCAGCCCCCGTGGGAGCATACGATCTTCAACGTGGGGAAGTCCGTCGCCACTTCGTCCACCGGCATCGGGGAACCGTAGCTGAGATAGGTTCCGCCGACCGGCAAGGGGCCGATGGTAATGAACACCGGCACGTCCAGTTCGGCGCACTTCTGGTAGATCGGGTACATCCGGCGGTCATTGGCGTACATGTTGGCCCCGAACGGGTCCATCGAAACGCCTTTGAGTTTCAGTTCGTTAATGGCCCGCTCCACTTCGGTGACCGCCGCCGGTCCCTTGTTGGGGTCGATACCGGCCAGGCCGATGATGCGGTCGGGATACCGGTTCATTATCCGGGCGACGTAGTCGTTGGTGACCTTCCAGGCCGAGGTGGACTCAATGTCCCGCCCGGTGCAGACCACCTTCGAGATGCCGGCTTCGTCCAGGTCGGCGATGAACTCCTCCAGCGTCCCCACGGGCGGCAGCGGGTTCCCCGACTTCTCGAACACCTTCTTAATCGCGGCGCCGTCCAGCAGGGAGTGGTACTCGGGCGTGTTGGGCCTCGCCCGGCAGTCCAGGATCTTGTAGTTGCCATTGTTGGACATCGTTTTTTACCCTCCTTAGAAAAGTTGTTCCGTGAATTACCAAGCGCTACTGAACGATCTCCTCCAGCACTTTGCCCTTGGTCTCAGGCGCAAAGGCCAGACCTATTAACGCCCACAGCCAGGTCAGGCAGGCCAGGGCGATGGCCATTCCATAGCCGACCTGTACGGCAAGCGCGCCGATGGCCCACGGCCCGCCCACGGAGATGATGCGGCCGATCTGGGGAGCCAGGGTTGTTCCGGTACCGCGCAGCCTGGTGGGGAAGAGCTCGGGATAGTACACCGTGAACCCGGAATAGATCCCGAGGGTTCCGAACCCGGCGAGGATGCCGCACAGGTACAGCCAGAAGGGGCTCGGGGCCCACAGCATGTACAGGGGGGTGAATATGGCGCTTAGCAGGATGTACAGCAGGAAGGTCGGCTTCCGGCCGATGCGGTCCGCGATCGGCCCCCAAACCAGGTAACCGATGCCGGCCCCGATGTTGAAGACCACAAACCAGGTACTGCTCTTAACGATGTCAAATCCTCTCTCCTGAACGAGGAACGCGGCGGCGAAGGTCAGGATAGCCCAGCAGACGATCAGTTCGGCCGAGGTCATCGCCGCACCGATGGCGACGTGCTTGACGAGCTTGGGCTCCTTGAAGAGCTGGCTGACGGTGTTGGGCACCGCTTCGCCTTGGGCCTTTAGCTCTTCGCGGCGCTGCTTCTCCCGGGTGAAGCGCGCGGTCTCCTTCACCGTGCGCCGGATGTAGAGCACCAGCAGGGCCGGAACCAGACCCGCCAGGAAAACGGCACGCCACCCCCAGAGAGGTTCGACGACCATCACTACCAGAGAACCCAGGATGCTGCCCCAGGCCCAGCAGCTCTGCATAACGCTGCCGCACTTGGAGCGGTGTTTCGCGGGCCACGTTTCGGCGATAAGCGTCGCCGCCACGGCCCACTCGCCGACACACCCGAAACCGGTGAAGAAACGGAAGACCGCGAGTGACTGCCAGCTCCAGGCCACGGCGCATAAGCCCGTTGACACGGCGTAGATGCTAATGGTCAGCATCAGGGCGTTCCTCCGGCCGATGTAATCGGCCAGGATGCCACACAGAATCCCGCCGAACACCTGGCCTAAAAGGAAGATGGTGACCATCAACCCGCCGGTTACGGCGCTGATCCCGAACTCCGCCATGATCTTTGGCAGGACCAAGACGAAGAGGATGGAATCCATGCCGTCAAAGACGTAACCGGCAACCGCGGTGTACATTATTTTCCACTGGTAGGGCGTAATCTTTTCGGTTTCGCCCTCCAGTTCCGTTATGACCGGTGCAGCTACTTGTCCCGTAGTATCAGGCATAACCCTTGATCACCTCCACTGCCGGATAGCTTATTAGGTAGCCAGGTCGAGTCCAAGCAGTTGGGCGGCGTTCTCGTACATCACCCTCCGCCGCACCTCATCCTTGAAGGGCAGATTGTCCCAGGTACGCAGGCACTTTCTGAAGTTGACAAACGGGTGTGCGCTGGCATACAGAAGTTTCTTGTCAATCAGGCCGTCGTTCGCGGCTTTGACATAGAGATCCGAGCCGGGCATGGTTTCGTAGGCCGAGATCTCGAAGTACA comes from Thermoanaerobacterales bacterium and encodes:
- a CDS encoding amidohydrolase family protein; this encodes MSNNGNYKILDCRARPNTPEYHSLLDGAAIKKVFEKSGNPLPPVGTLEEFIADLDEAGISKVVCTGRDIESTSAWKVTNDYVARIMNRYPDRIIGLAGIDPNKGPAAVTEVERAINELKLKGVSMDPFGANMYANDRRMYPIYQKCAELDVPVFITIGPLPVGGTYLSYGSPMPVDEVATDFPTLKIVCSHGGWPFTYEMIAIAFRHDNVYFETSVYHFLPGAKLIVEAANSILGDKVLFASAHPFAQLKPTVEKFTKLPFRDDVLRKVLWDNAARLFKLE
- a CDS encoding MFS transporter, which translates into the protein MPDTTGQVAAPVITELEGETEKITPYQWKIMYTAVAGYVFDGMDSILFVLVLPKIMAEFGISAVTGGLMVTIFLLGQVFGGILCGILADYIGRRNALMLTISIYAVSTGLCAVAWSWQSLAVFRFFTGFGCVGEWAVAATLIAETWPAKHRSKCGSVMQSCWAWGSILGSLVVMVVEPLWGWRAVFLAGLVPALLVLYIRRTVKETARFTREKQRREELKAQGEAVPNTVSQLFKEPKLVKHVAIGAAMTSAELIVCWAILTFAAAFLVQERGFDIVKSSTWFVVFNIGAGIGYLVWGPIADRIGRKPTFLLYILLSAIFTPLYMLWAPSPFWLYLCGILAGFGTLGIYSGFTVYYPELFPTRLRGTGTTLAPQIGRIISVGGPWAIGALAVQVGYGMAIALACLTWLWALIGLAFAPETKGKVLEEIVQ